The following nucleotide sequence is from Thermostaphylospora chromogena.
ACCGCCGGCTCCTCGACCCGGTAGATCGAGATGTTCGGCCACGCGCCGTTGAGGTTGTCCCCGATGTCGGCGAACCACAGCACGCCGCGGCCGGTGCGCGGATCGGTCGACAGCGCCATGGCCTCCCAGTCGCGGGCCGCCGCGCCGCGCAGCGTGAACCTGGCGCGCGTGCGGCCGTCGGGGCCGACGGCGAAGAAGACCGGCTCCTCCCCGCTGTCGTTGTGCGTGTAGACGATGCCCTTGTGCGTGCGGGAGACCGCCAGGCCGCTGGACTCGGTGATACGAGGGTCCTTGAACCGGAACAGCAGCCGTTCCCGGCCCTCCGCCGTGACCGCGGCGGGCTGGGCGGCGTCCGTCTCGCCGTCGCCCGGCCCGGCGGTGACGGCGGAAGCGCCCGCCGTACCGGGCAGGACGCTCAGCACAAACGCGCAGACCACCACCGCGGCACGGGCGATCACCCCCGAACGGTTCCCCATACCGCCCATCATGCCCCGTCCGGCGCGCGACGCCTGTGCGACATCGGCACGGCACGCCGGAAAACCTCCGCCCCCCTCTCGACGGGAGTTCACTCCGGGTTCCTAGGGTGGGTTCATGGACTATGTGAACCTCGGCCGCAGCGGCCTCTCCGTCAGCAGGCTCTGCCTGGGAACGATGAACTTCGGTCCGCAGACGTCGGAAGAGGACGCCTTCGCGATCATGGATCGGGCCCACGAGCTGGGGATCAACTTCTTCGACACGGCCAACGTCTACGGCTGGAAGAAGGGCGAGGGGGTCACCGAACAGATCATCGGGCGATGGTTCGCCAAGGGCGGCGGGCGCCGCGAGAAGACCGTCATCGCCACCAAGCTCTACGGGTCGATGGGCGACTGGCCCAACGACGACAAGCTGTCCGCGCTGAACATCCGCCGCGCCTGCGACGCCTCGCTGCGCCGGCTGCAGACCGACTACATCGACATCTACCAGGCCCACCACATCGACCGGAACACCCCCTTCGAGGAGTTCTGGGAGGCGATGGAGGTCTTGCGCACCCAGGGCAAGATCCTCTACGTGGGCTCGTCGAACTTCGCCGGCTGGCACATCGCCAAGGCGCAGGAGCGGGCGAGACAGCGCGGCTTCTTCGGCCTGGTCTCCGAGCAGAGCCACTACAACCTGCTCACCCGGACCGTGGAGCTGGAGGTGCTGCCCGCGTGCCAGGACTACGGGATCGGCGTGATCCCGTGGAGCCCGCTGGGCGGCGGCCTGCTCGGCGGCGTGCTCCGCAAGATCGAGAAGGGCCGGTCGGCCTCGGAGGTCCTCGTCAAGGAGCTGGAGAAGCGCCGCACCACGATCGAGCAGTACGAGGCGCTCTGCGACGAGCTGGGCGAGGAGCCGGCGAACGTCGCCCTGGCCTGGCTGCTGCACCAGCCCGCCGTCACCGCTCCGATCATCGGCCCGCGCACGATCGAGCAGCTCGAAGGCGTGATCCGGGCTACGGAGATCACCCTTGAGGAGAAGACCCTGGCCCGCCTGGACGAGCTCTTCCCCGGCCACAAGACCGCGCCGGAGGACTACGCCTGGTAAGGCACGACCGTCCGGCGCGCCGCGCACACGAGGCGCGCCGGACGGCGCCGATGCGGGAATTCAGGTGAGCAGCGCGCCCACGATCACGATGAGCACGAGCACGGCGAGCACCGTGGGCAGCAGCCAACGTCGAGGTCGATCCACGTCTGGAGCCTAATCTTCCTCCCCGCGGAGTGGCCGGCCGAGCGGCCACGCGGCGATGGTCTCGTATCGGACGGACGGGCCGAGGTGGCTGCGCATCAGGTGCACCTCCGTCGCCGGCCACGGCGTACCCCGGAACGACGCCAGCGCCTCCACCAACGGCCGCGCATCGACACCGGAGCGGGATCTCGCCAGGCTGAGGTGCGGCCGGAAACGCTTGTCGTCCCGCTGCGGCACCCCCGCCCGGCGACCGCCCGCGGCCATGGAGGCGGCCAGCCTGGGGAGCACGCCCTGCCCGCCGTCCAGCCCCGTCCACACCACCCGGCAGCGGTGGGCGGAGGGGAAGGCTCCCGCGCCGGCGAACGCCAAGGTCATGGGGGCGTGGCGGGCGGCGGCGCGGGCCAGCCGTGCCGTCAGCTCGGGCAGGATGCGCTCCGGCACCTCGCCGTAGAACGCCAGCGTTATGTGCCAGTTCTCCGGCGGCAGCCAGCGCAGGTCGGACCAGGAGCGCCGGTGCCCGTCGAGTGCACGGTCCACCTCATCGAGCGACTCCTGCGGCGGCAGCAGTGCCGCGAACAATCGCATGCGACTCCCTCCTGCGGGAGATCGTCTTGGCGAGCAGGAGAGCGAGGCCGGTGCAGGCGATGCTCAACGTTCCCGCGATCATCAGGCCGACCCTCGGCCCGCCCAGCTCGGTGACCCAGCCGATCAGCGGTGCGCCGATCGGAGCGCCTCCGGTGAACACCAGCATATAGATCGCCATCACCCGGCCCCGCATCTCGGGGGCGGAGGCGAGCTGGACCGTGGCGTTCGCCGCGGTGTTGACCGTGATCATTGCGATGCCGGCGGGCACCAGAACCGCCAGGTAGACCGGGTACCACGGGGCGAGGCCGGAGGCGATCTGGGCGATGCCGAACGCCACCGCCCCGCCGATCAGCAGACGGCGGGTGGGCCGGACCCTACGGGCGGCCAGCAGCGCCCCGGCCAGCGCGCCCACCGCGAAGGCGCTGGAGGCGATGCCGAAGGACGACGCGCCGGCACCGTACACGCCCTTGGCCATGAGCGCGATGGACATCGAGAAGCTCTGCATGAACATCGACATGAACGCGACCAGCGTGATCGGCGCGAGCAGCTCGTGATGGTCCAGCACGTACCGCAGTCCCTGCCGCAGCTGGCCCTTGGCGCGGGGCACCGGATCCGCCGGGTGCAGCTCGGATGCGCGCATCAGCAGCAGGCTGGTGATCACAGCCGCGAAGCTGAACGCGTTGATCAGGAAGATCGGGCCGGTGCCGCCCAGAGCGTAGATGAGCACGCCGGCGAGCGCGGGGCCCATCACCCGGGCGAGGTTGAAGCTGGAGCTGTTCAACGCGATCGCGTTCGGCAGGTCCTTGCGGCCCACCATCTCCACCACGAACGACTGCCGGGCGGGCATGTCGACGCAGGCGATGATGCCGACCGCCAGGGCCATGGCGTAGACGTGCCAGACCTGGGCCGCGCCGGTGACGGTGAGGATGCCCAGGGTCAGCGCCAGCACGCCCATGAGGACCTGGGCGATGATGAGCAGCTTCCGCTTGGCGTATCGGTCGGCTATGACGCCGCCCCACAGGCCGAGCAGCAGCTGCGGCGTGAACTGCAGCGCGGTGGCGGTGCCGAGCGCCGTGGCACTGCCGTCGGTGAGGTCGAGGACCAGCCAGTCCTGCGCGGTGCGCTGCATCCAGGTGCCGACGTTGGACACCACGGCGCCGGAGGCGAACAGGCGGTAGTTGCGGTTGCGCAGCGAGCGGAACATGCCGCCCTTCTCCGCGCTCCCGGCGGCACCGCCGGTCTCCGCGGGTTTGACCACCCTGCGACGCAGCCGGATACCCGGACGCCGTTCGCGCCGCCGGTGCGGGCGACGGCGGCTCTCCGCGGCGGCTCCCCGGGTCGTGGACGCCGCCGCGCCGGATTCCTCGGGCTCCTCGGGCTCGTCCTCCACGGACGGCCGGCCGGCGGGGATCAGAGCCTGCTCAGCTTCTCCAGGATCGGAGCCGCCTCCCGCAGCACCGCCCGCTCCTGCGGCGTCAGGTCCTTCAACCGCTGGGTCAGCCACGCCTCCTTGCGCCGCCGCTCCTCTTTGAGCAGCGTGGACCCGGCCTCGGTGACCTTCACCGTGACCTGCCGCCGGTCGGTCGGGTGCGGGGTGCGTTCGACCAGACCGCGCTCGACCAACACGGCGATCACACGCGTCATCGAAGGCGGTTGCATCTTTTCCAGCTCGGCCAGCTCGCTCGGGGAGATGCCGGAGTGGCGCTCTACCGCTGCAAGCACCGCGAGCTGTGTCGGCGTCGGCGCCTCCGGCGCGGCCTGCCGGCGCAGCCGCCGGTTCAGCCGGGCCAGGGAGACGCGCAGTGCGGACGCCAGTCCAGCGTCGCTGCGCAGATCCGCAGCGCGCTCCTTCATGTGGTTCGTTAGCATGAGTCATTACCTTTGCTAACTATATACGATGGCTTGATATTCCCTCCCGCCACACGTGTCCGAATCATCCGGAACCTTCGGGTTTCCATGGTGCCGCACTCGGACAGCAAAGAGCCCTCGCCGTCAAGGTGAGGACGAGGGCTCCTGCCGGGTCAGACGCCCAGAAGCGCGCGGATCGGGCCGGTGGTGAAGTAGACGATGAACAGCGCCGCGACGATCCAGAGCAGCGGGTGCAGCTGCCGCGCCTTGCCCCGCAGCACCTTGATCACGACGTAGGTGACGAAGCCCGCACCCATGCCCGCCGTGATCGAGTAGGTGAACGGCATGAGCACGATCGTGAGGAACGCCGGGATCGCGATCTCGTAGTCGCTGAAATCGATCTCCCTGACCTGGGTCATCATCAGGAAGCCGACGACCACCAGCGCGGGCGCGGCGGCCTCGGAGGGGACGATCGCGGTCAGCGGGGCGAAGAACATCGCCAGCAGGAACAGCAAGCCGGTGACCACGCTGGCCAGACCGGTCCGCGCCCCTTCCGCCACACCCGCGGCGGACTCGACGTAGGTGGTGTTGGACGACACCGAGCCCGCGCCGCCCGCCACCGCGCCGAGCGAGTCCACGATGAGGATCTCGCGGGTCCGCTCCACCGTGCCGTCCGGGCGCAGCAGGTTCGCCTGGCGGCCGACGCCCACGATGGTGCCCATCGTGTCGAAGAAGTCCGCCAGCATCAGCGTGAACACCAGCAGCACGGCCGCCACCACGCCGATCTTCGCGAAGCTGCCGAAGAGGCTGAACTGGCCGAGCAGCGACAGGTCGGGGATGCCGAGGAAGGTCTGCGGGATCTCGGGCGAGGTCAGGCTCCACGCGTCGGGATTGACCGTCTCGCCGTTCACGACCTGAGGTCCGAGATCGGCGAGCGCCTCGATGATCACGGCGAGGACCGTCGCGCCCAGGATGCCGATCAGGATCGCGCCTTTGACCCTGCGCGTCACCAAGAACGCGATGGTCAGCACGCCGAGCACGAACACCAGCGTGGGCCAGCCGCTCAGCGTCCCCGTCCCGGCCGCGCCGAGCTGCACCGGCACCGAGCCGGAGGGGGTGCGCCGCACGAAACCGGCGTCCACGAACCCGATGAGCGCGATGAACAGGCCGATGCCGACGCTGATCGCGGTCTTCAGCTCGGCGGGGATGGCGCGGAACACCGCCACCCGAAACCCGGTGACCACCAGGAGCAGGATGATCAGACCTTCCAGCACGACCAGGCCCATCGCGTCCTCCCACGACATCTGGGAGGCGATGCTGTAGGCCACGAAGGCGTTCAGGCCCAGCCCGGCGGCGAGCGCGAACGGCGCCCTGCCCACCAGGCCCATGAGGATGCTCAGCACACCGGCGACGAACGCGGTCGCCGCGGCGACGAGGGGGAGGTTCGGCTCGGAGCCGTCACCGAGGAACTGGCCGGTCGCGTCCGGCACGGTGGCGATGATGATCGGGTTGAGCACCACGATGTACGCCATCGTGAAGAACGTCGCGAACCCGCCTCGGATCTCGGCCGCGAGAGTCGAACCACGAGCGGAGACGTAGAAGTACCGGTCAAGCAGGCCCGCGAACCCGGAGCGCGCGGGCGGCGGAGAGGAGTTGTCTGGCAGGGCGTCGGTCTTGCTCACGGGTTCTCCTTGGTCGCCTCCGGCGGGGGCGGCTGCGGGCTGCTGGGCGCAGCGGTTCGCTCATTCACGTGCGCAGAGTGTCAGCACCCACCACGGCCGGGAAGCCCTGCCGGATGATTTTGATGGTTCCGAAATGCATTTGTGGCTTATCTAACGGGACGGTGCCCGGCGGGTGTCCGCGTCCACGCCCCGTCGCCTACGCTGGATCGTGTGAGCCAGCCACGCCGCCGAGACCTCCAGCCGCTGCAGACCAACGACAGAGCCACCATCCTCGTGGGGATCGGCGCGTGGGCGATCGCTCTCGTGGTACTGCTGATCGTCCAGCCCGCACCCGCCGACCGGTGGTGGATCTGGACGTGCGTGTCCGGGATCGGCGGCGGCCTGTTCGGGCTGTGGTACGTCCACCGCCGCGACCGCCGCGCCGCGCGTCCCCCGGAGCGGACATCCGCCGAATCGACCACGACCGCCTCGCCGCTGTCCGACCGTACGTGACCGCCGCCCGCCGAACGGCCTAACCCGGTAACTGGTCGAGGTCCGACTCGGCCAGGAGCAACGGGACGGCGGCCGGGTCACGCAGCAGCGCGGAAACCGCCAGGCGGTCGCTCCACTGCCCGCAGGCCCAGGCCAGGCCACGGGCCAACCCGTCCACGCCGCTGCAGTGCACCACGCCTTCGTAAAAGCGCCACGGCACCGATACGCCGTCCACCAGCAGCTTCTCGTGCTCGACGTAGGTCTGCGGGGCCGTGGGCAGCAGCCGGCGCACCGCGGCCGGCACCTCCCGCACCGTGCCCTCGGACGTCACCTCGCCCGCGGTGACCTCACCCGCGAGCGGCAGCTCCAACAGCTCCGACAGCGCCTCGGCCAGGTCGAACGGGGCCAGCACCAGCGGCCGGTCGGCCACCAGCGGCAGCAGGTCGGGCGCCTCGACCACGACCGGCGTGGCGGCCGGGTCGTCCGGGTCGGCGTCGGCGACCACGATCTCGCCGCCGCGCACCGCGCGCACCGCCCGCGGCGGCGCCACCCTCTCGGGGTCCACCGCGGCCAGCGCGATCCACAGGGCGCGCAGCTGAGCGCGGTCCACCTCGCGCTCGGGATCGGCCATCAGGTCGAGCAGCTCCTCCGGCCCGCCGTGCTCGGCCAGCAGGTCGGCCAGGGTCGTACGCACGCCGATCATGGCGAGCGCCTCGGCGTCCAATCCCGCCGGGGCGTCGTCGTACAGGCCGTAGAGCAGCGGATCGCCGTCCGGCAGCCGCAGCGAGGTGGGCAGCCTGCCGCCGAGCACCGGGTGGGTGCGCAGCCACCACGCCGTGTACGAGGGCACCTCGACGACCTCGCCCGCGGCCAGCACGCGCAGCGGCCGCAGCGCGGCGCGCAGCGGCGGACGGGTGAGCAGGGCGAGCGCGGCCGGCCAGTCCTTGACGTACTCCAGGTCGCGCACGGCGCTGAACTCCGGCGCGACCGGCGGCACGTCGAGGTCGGGCAGCAGGTCGAGCACCGCCTCCAGCCACTCCTCCTCGCGATCGAGACCGTGGTCGCACTCGTCGGGGTCGAGCAGCACGTCGGCGTCGTTGGCCACCGCGAACCCGTCGAGGACGCCCGCCGCGGCGAGCACGCGCGGGCCGTACCGCTCGACCAGCTCCGGCGCGGCGGTCCCGAACGGGGAGTCCTCCACGTCCACCACGCCCGCCAGCACGCCGTCGGCGAGCAGCAGCTCGCCCGCGGGGTACAGCTCGCCGTCGGCGCCCCGCAACGCCAGGTCGGACAGCCACGGCGCCTCGCCCGCGGTCAGGCCCGCCGCCTCGACCAGCGCCAGCACGGCCCGGGACACCGGCTCGGGATCGGGGGAGTCGAGCGACTCGGCCACCGCCGCCCGGGTCAGCGGGTCGTCCAGGACGGTGCGCGGGGTCGCCTCGGCGGCCCCCAGGCGCAGCAGCAGCGGATGGGCGGCGTCGGGATGCACGATGCGCAACCCGAGCGGCTCCAGCGCCGCGAGGTCCAGCCCGCCGCCGTCGGCGGAGAGCAGCAGCGTGCCGCGCGGGCCGCGGACCAGCCGGCCGTCGGCCAGCGGAACCGGCAGCGCGCCGACCGCCTCGGGGTCGTCGGCGGGCAGCACCTCGTACAGCTCCCGCCACCACGCGGGGTCCTTGTCCGCGACGGCGTCGCCCGACAGCATGTCGATCACGTCGGCCAGGTCGATGCGGCGCACGCCCAGCGTGGCCAGCGCCGGGTGGCGCGGCGGCCAGTCGGCGGGGAGCAGTCCGGGCACCATCGGCGCGACGAGCTGCAGGAACTCCGCGGGTCCCGCCACCACGGCGGCCTCCCGCGGGGTGACGACGATGCCGTCCTCCGCCGTGCCGTCGGCGGGAGCCTCCCCGGCGGCCCGCGCGGTCTCCTCCCGGTCGGCAGGCGGGGACAGCGCCGGCAGCAGCGGCGTGTCGGGCAGCCTGCGCAGGATCGCCCGGCGGAGCGCCGCGTCCAGCTCGCTTCTGCCCATCAGCCCCGGCACCAGGTCGAGCAGCCGCGGCGTGCGCGGGAGCGTGGTGAGCAGTTCGACGTAGGCGTCGGCGGCGCGCTCGACGAGGAAGTCGGTGAGCGGACCGGAGGCGACGTGCCGCCGGTCGGTGGCCATCGGGAAGGTCGCGATCAGCAGCGCGGGCAGGTCGATCGGCTCGTCGCTGGGGGTCGGCGCGTGCAGCACCGGCGGCACCGTGTCCGGCAGCGTCCCCTCACGCGGCACCGCCCAGCGCACCATCCACCGGGGGCGGGCGCGCTCCTCGGTCGGCCGGTCGGCGAAGAGCTCCGCCACCTGCTCGGGTGTGAAGTCGCCGGACGCGGAGACCACGTGCCAGCCCTCGGCGACGACTGTGCGCTCCTCGCCCTCCACGTCGATCTCGATCGCGGACAGGGCGGGCATGCCGAGCAGCAGCGCGGGGCTGGTCTCCGCCAGCATCGCGCGGACCGCGTCCTCGGCGGCCTTGTCGCGCAGCGGGAGCCGTACGACGGTGTCGAACCCCTCGGGCACGTCCACCGCGTCGGCGGGGAACGGCAGACGCAGCAGGGGCACGTGCCCGTCGCGGTCGGCCAGTTCCTTCGCCAGGGCGGGCTCGGCGGCCACCAGCGCGGCGGTCTCCTCGCGTGACCAGCGGACCGCGCCGCTGGCCCAGGAGCCGATCTCCGGTGCGTCGCAGACGGAGACGACCGCGGCGAAGCCGACACCGAAACGGCCCGCGGCCTCCACCTCGTCACGCTTATCGGACACGCGCAGGGTGCACAGGCTCTCGACGCCTTTGGCGTCGAGCGGGGCGCCGGTGTTCGCGGCGGTCAGGACGCCGTCGCGCAGGGACAGCCGCAGCCGCCCCCGGATGCCCGCCCGGCGCGCCGCGTCCGCGGCGTTCTGCGCCAGCTCGACGATGAGGCGGTCGCGGTAGCCGCCGAGAGCGAAGTCCTCCTCGGCGTTGGCGTCCTCACGGAACCGTGCCGGAGACGCGGCCCAGGCGGCGAGCACCGTGGCCCGCAGGCGGTCGGTGGCGAAGATGTCGGTCATGTGGTCGTCGGCTCACACTGGTACGGCGTGACCCCGCGGGCCACGGCGGGTGAGAGGGGACGGGCGCTCAGGAGTGGCCGAGCGGC
It contains:
- a CDS encoding MFS transporter, producing the protein MFRSLRNRNYRLFASGAVVSNVGTWMQRTAQDWLVLDLTDGSATALGTATALQFTPQLLLGLWGGVIADRYAKRKLLIIAQVLMGVLALTLGILTVTGAAQVWHVYAMALAVGIIACVDMPARQSFVVEMVGRKDLPNAIALNSSSFNLARVMGPALAGVLIYALGGTGPIFLINAFSFAAVITSLLLMRASELHPADPVPRAKGQLRQGLRYVLDHHELLAPITLVAFMSMFMQSFSMSIALMAKGVYGAGASSFGIASSAFAVGALAGALLAARRVRPTRRLLIGGAVAFGIAQIASGLAPWYPVYLAVLVPAGIAMITVNTAANATVQLASAPEMRGRVMAIYMLVFTGGAPIGAPLIGWVTELGGPRVGLMIAGTLSIACTGLALLLAKTISRRRESHAIVRGTAAAAGVAR
- a CDS encoding aldo/keto reductase, which codes for MDYVNLGRSGLSVSRLCLGTMNFGPQTSEEDAFAIMDRAHELGINFFDTANVYGWKKGEGVTEQIIGRWFAKGGGRREKTVIATKLYGSMGDWPNDDKLSALNIRRACDASLRRLQTDYIDIYQAHHIDRNTPFEEFWEAMEVLRTQGKILYVGSSNFAGWHIAKAQERARQRGFFGLVSEQSHYNLLTRTVELEVLPACQDYGIGVIPWSPLGGGLLGGVLRKIEKGRSASEVLVKELEKRRTTIEQYEALCDELGEEPANVALAWLLHQPAVTAPIIGPRTIEQLEGVIRATEITLEEKTLARLDELFPGHKTAPEDYAW
- a CDS encoding sacsin N-terminal ATP-binding-like domain-containing protein, producing the protein MTDIFATDRLRATVLAAWAASPARFREDANAEEDFALGGYRDRLIVELAQNAADAARRAGIRGRLRLSLRDGVLTAANTGAPLDAKGVESLCTLRVSDKRDEVEAAGRFGVGFAAVVSVCDAPEIGSWASGAVRWSREETAALVAAEPALAKELADRDGHVPLLRLPFPADAVDVPEGFDTVVRLPLRDKAAEDAVRAMLAETSPALLLGMPALSAIEIDVEGEERTVVAEGWHVVSASGDFTPEQVAELFADRPTEERARPRWMVRWAVPREGTLPDTVPPVLHAPTPSDEPIDLPALLIATFPMATDRRHVASGPLTDFLVERAADAYVELLTTLPRTPRLLDLVPGLMGRSELDAALRRAILRRLPDTPLLPALSPPADREETARAAGEAPADGTAEDGIVVTPREAAVVAGPAEFLQLVAPMVPGLLPADWPPRHPALATLGVRRIDLADVIDMLSGDAVADKDPAWWRELYEVLPADDPEAVGALPVPLADGRLVRGPRGTLLLSADGGGLDLAALEPLGLRIVHPDAAHPLLLRLGAAEATPRTVLDDPLTRAAVAESLDSPDPEPVSRAVLALVEAAGLTAGEAPWLSDLALRGADGELYPAGELLLADGVLAGVVDVEDSPFGTAAPELVERYGPRVLAAAGVLDGFAVANDADVLLDPDECDHGLDREEEWLEAVLDLLPDLDVPPVAPEFSAVRDLEYVKDWPAALALLTRPPLRAALRPLRVLAAGEVVEVPSYTAWWLRTHPVLGGRLPTSLRLPDGDPLLYGLYDDAPAGLDAEALAMIGVRTTLADLLAEHGGPEELLDLMADPEREVDRAQLRALWIALAAVDPERVAPPRAVRAVRGGEIVVADADPDDPAATPVVVEAPDLLPLVADRPLVLAPFDLAEALSELLELPLAGEVTAGEVTSEGTVREVPAAVRRLLPTAPQTYVEHEKLLVDGVSVPWRFYEGVVHCSGVDGLARGLAWACGQWSDRLAVSALLRDPAAVPLLLAESDLDQLPG
- a CDS encoding NCS2 family permease; the protein is MSKTDALPDNSSPPPARSGFAGLLDRYFYVSARGSTLAAEIRGGFATFFTMAYIVVLNPIIIATVPDATGQFLGDGSEPNLPLVAAATAFVAGVLSILMGLVGRAPFALAAGLGLNAFVAYSIASQMSWEDAMGLVVLEGLIILLLVVTGFRVAVFRAIPAELKTAISVGIGLFIALIGFVDAGFVRRTPSGSVPVQLGAAGTGTLSGWPTLVFVLGVLTIAFLVTRRVKGAILIGILGATVLAVIIEALADLGPQVVNGETVNPDAWSLTSPEIPQTFLGIPDLSLLGQFSLFGSFAKIGVVAAVLLVFTLMLADFFDTMGTIVGVGRQANLLRPDGTVERTREILIVDSLGAVAGGAGSVSSNTTYVESAAGVAEGARTGLASVVTGLLFLLAMFFAPLTAIVPSEAAAPALVVVGFLMMTQVREIDFSDYEIAIPAFLTIVLMPFTYSITAGMGAGFVTYVVIKVLRGKARQLHPLLWIVAALFIVYFTTGPIRALLGV
- the thpR gene encoding RNA 2',3'-cyclic phosphodiesterase, with product MRLFAALLPPQESLDEVDRALDGHRRSWSDLRWLPPENWHITLAFYGEVPERILPELTARLARAAARHAPMTLAFAGAGAFPSAHRCRVVWTGLDGGQGVLPRLAASMAAGGRRAGVPQRDDKRFRPHLSLARSRSGVDARPLVEALASFRGTPWPATEVHLMRSHLGPSVRYETIAAWPLGRPLRGEED
- a CDS encoding DUF2530 domain-containing protein, with protein sequence MSQPRRRDLQPLQTNDRATILVGIGAWAIALVVLLIVQPAPADRWWIWTCVSGIGGGLFGLWYVHRRDRRAARPPERTSAESTTTASPLSDRT
- a CDS encoding MarR family winged helix-turn-helix transcriptional regulator, with amino-acid sequence MLTNHMKERAADLRSDAGLASALRVSLARLNRRLRRQAAPEAPTPTQLAVLAAVERHSGISPSELAELEKMQPPSMTRVIAVLVERGLVERTPHPTDRRQVTVKVTEAGSTLLKEERRRKEAWLTQRLKDLTPQERAVLREAAPILEKLSRL